The DNA window TAATCCCAAAATCCAAAGCTTTTAATTCTGCTCTATTTTCGATGGTTTCATTGGTAAGCAAATAGTCTATTTTTTCTAAATCAGGATGGATGAGAGCAATTCTCTCTTTGTCAATTCCCGTTAAAACATTTAATTGCGTAATCAGCAATTCCTTTTTGCCTTCGTATTCTACCATTTTAGAATCCAAAGTAGCTTGTGCCAATTCTATTTTTTTGTAATCATAAGGAGTGATTAAGCCATAACCTAAAGCTTTTTCTGCTGTTTTTTTATTGGCATCGAGACGTTTTTTGCTTTCATCTAAAACTTTTTTAGATTCTATTACAAGTGCAAATTGATCATACGCTTTAGAAATCTGAGTAATGACTTCGTCTTGATTTTTGACTTGTAAAGCTTGAGTGGCATTATTTTTCTCGGTCAAAGCTTGTTTCAGATATTTTACTTTTCCGCCAGAATAAAGAAGCGCTTTTGCTTCAACTTTTGCGGCTGCATCAAAACCCGACAAAGTAAAATTATTATCAAAAGTTCCTTCTGGAAAAACCGCACCCGGAAAAATAGGTTTAATCGCAGGAATGGCAATTTCTGGTGAAAGGAATTTTGCCGTAGCATTTAAATATTCTCCTTTTCCTGAAATTTCAACTTTGGGTAAGAAAATGTCTTTTAATTTTTGTTGGTCTAATCCATTTGCTTTAGACTCTAAGTTTTGTTGTTCTATGGCAGCATCTTTGGTCATCGCTGCGTCTACTAATTCCTTGAATGAAGGAGCAGTTTGCGCAGAGAAGGACAAGGGAAAGCCCATCATTGCTGTAAAAATTAATGTTTTATAGTTTTTCATTTTTAATGTTTGTTTACAGATGCAAAGTTGCGACGATTGAAAAAATATTCCTTTGACATTTGTCAAAAAATAAAATCGCCCACAAAAAATTTTTGGGCGATTTCATTTTCAATTATTCATTAATGGAAACCTTCGTTCCCTGTGTATGCGCATTCATTTGTGGCGCGTAATAATTCTGCATCGTAGTAATTCCGTTGCTGAACGTTCCCGCTGCATTACAAATATAATCATACTCAAAAACGTATTTTCCTTTCGGCATGTATTCGATGTAGAAATTGGTAGATGCATCCTTAGTTACCTGGTAATAACCCAAATTATTCTTCCATTGATAGCCAGAAAGTACGTCAACCGGCTCAAAACCTGCGGCTCTCATATCTTTCAAATGAATAAATTCCATATTTCTATCGGTGTTCAGAATCATTCTGACCGTTACTTTATCCCCTATTTTTAGTGGCGAATTTTCTGTAATTTTCTGCAATTCTTCACCGTTTACCGTTTTCACTTTTTTGTACAATTCTTTGGTGATGGAAATATAACTTTCAGAAGATTTAATTTTGTCTAAATACTCATAATATTGCCAGAATAAACCACCTTGAACAATTCCAGCTCCTGGTTTTGTAATGGTTACTGTGGCTAAATTTTTATCTAATTTATCTGAATTTACCGCAGATTTTACATAACCAGTTGCTTTTGTATCAGGATTTACCAAATCTTTTCCTCCCCAAATTATCGTGGCTTTATCATTTTCCGCAGAAGTCCAAGATTTTCCAGAATTGAGAATCGTATAAATCACTTCGGCGGTACTTCTAGAAGTATCCCAATTCGAAACTTCTTTCTGTGTAATCAGCCAAATTTTCATTTCTTCTACAAAATTTTGGTCGGTATTCAATTTATTGAACGCTTCCAAAGCACCAGCGTGATTTACGGTTTTTGAGGAATACCAACCCCAATCGTTGAGATTTTGTTTCCAATACACCCCTTGAGTTTCGCTTTGTACAGAAGTTTCTTTCAGATAAGTCATTAATTTTTTAGAAACATCTTTTAAATTATACGCATCAAAAATCAATGCCGCTCTATGTAATCCAAAGAAAGTAAAATCAGTAATTTTAGCTGTTTTAGCTTTTGAAATCAATAAATCTTTCATTTTCTTGCCATCACCTTTAAACGGAAATTCTTTTTCCCAATAATGACGAGCATCCAAATAATCTAAAACATAATTACTCCAAACATTGCTTCGACTACGCTCAGCAACCGCCTTTACATCGAAATATCTGCTCACTTCATTATCCACAAATTTCACCAATTGAGAAACCATTTCTTTTTGTTCCGAAGACTGATAATCTGCTAAATTCCCTTTCAACCATTCATTAATTCTACCTAAATTTTTCAAAATATACAGCGAATTGTAGTAGGAACTTGGGTAACCAGCGTACCACGAAAAACCGCCATCAGGATTTTGCAATTTTTTCAGTTCGCTCCAATCCTCATTGATGGAATTTCGCATGGTATTGGCATCAAATAATCTTGCCAATTTCGCCATTTGTTCGGTTTCGTTTTTAGCATCTAAAACCCAAGGCGTTTCTTCTAACAATAATTGTTTCAATTCTTGGTTTTTCTCCAAATTTGAATTGAGTAAACCTTTGGCTTGATACTCATCAAAAACAGTTTTCAGTTTTGGATTGGCTTTGAAAATTTCAGACGCCAAAACATCAGCAAACCATTTATTGAAAACCACATCGGCAGAAAGATTATTATCATTCTTGAGACTTGGCAACGCAAAAATCACTTCCCAAATTGGGTTCGTAGTTAATTCTAAAGTGTTTGAAACATTCGTTGCTGTTTTAGAAGAATTATTTTTCAGATTTTCTAAAACAAAGGTCTTGGTTTGACCTTCTTTCACAAAAACCGGAACTGCATCTGTTACCAACATTCGGTTTGGCAAAACTGCGATTGCTTTTTGTTCACCATCAGAAAATTGACCAGCTTTCGCAACATTTTTAATGATAATAGAAGAAACTCCATTCGGAACTTTTACATTCCATTGAACGGTTGTGCTTCCATTTGCATTGAGTGTAAATGATTGTTCTACGTTGTAACCAGCAGCTGCATTTAACTGGTTAATTCCAAATTTTTCAGTAATATCTTCATTGGTAAAAGCGTCTAATATTTGCAAATTCGCAAAACCTTTGAGTTGTTGAGTCGTTAAGTTGCTCAATTTAGCTTTGAAAACCAATTCATCACCTTCTCTCAAAAATCTAGGATAATTAGGTGTTACCGAAAATTCTTTTTGGGTAACCACCGTTTTTTCTAAAGTGGCAACTTGCGCATCTTTGGTATGAGCTAGAAACATCAATTTCCATTGTGTAAGAGCTTCTGGAGATGTAAATTCAAACGATACATTTCCGTTTTTATCCGTCATTAAATTTGGATAAAAAAATGCGGTTTCATTGAGATTGGCACGAACTTTAACATTTTCTAAGTTTTCTTTTTTCTTTGCATAGCCAAGTGAAACCACTTCTTCTATATCCTTAGTTTTTACGGAATCTGTTACAGCTTCTGACTTCATTGAAGCCATTCCTCTAATTTTGACATTTGAGGAAGGAACTGCACTTTCAGTTATTATGAGACCAGCTGCTCTTCCTCTTAACTGATAAGTAATTCCTCCATCAAACCAATCAAAATCCGGTCTATTCACACCGAAATTATCAAAATATTTTAGTCTTTTGCTGTAATATTTTTGGTCTAAACTTTCATTGATGCCGTATTGAGAAATCCAGTAAGGTTTGCTGTAAAGACTTTGCCAAGAATAAGTATTTACCGCAAATTGGTCTAAAGATTTATCATACATATTTGCCAAAACTTCGGCAGTAATCTGATCGGTGAACGAAGTCGAACTGCCAGAAATTTTCACACTCCATTTTTCTTTAGAATTCGGTTGTAATTTATCTCTAAACGTTACCAATTCTATTTTAAAAGGCTTTTTATCCGAAGAAATTTTCACATCTTGCGAAACAGTTTGCACATCATTGAAAGCAATCATTTGAAACTGAACATTCAGATTTTCTATGCTAATATCTTTCGGAAGTGGAACTTCGTAAACTAAAATTCCGTTTTTAATCGGTAATTGCTCAAATTGCGTTTTTCCATCACCGTTTTGAACATATACATTGACCATAGCATCTGGAATGGCTGAATAAACGTAGAATTTAGCCTTTTCAGTTCTGTTGTATTCTGCTTTTGCAAGTAAAACTTTTAAAAATGGTTTTTGATTTTCTGCAAGTTTGGTTTTATCAAAAACTTCAAAAATTTTCTCCGTTTTGATGGTATCTTTTCCTTCGATGTTAAAGAGTTCTAGTTTGTATTTTCCAGCGGAAAGTTTTCCTAAATCTAAATTGGTAATTGGTAATTGGTCATTAGTATTTGGACTTTCTATTCGTTCAAATATTTTGCTTTCAACTTTCTGTTCTTTTTCAGATTTTTCAAAATAATCATGTGGGAATTTCTGTACAAAAACTTCTTTGCTAAAGAAAGGCGCATTCTGAATTTCACTCTCAAAATTGGTTCTAAAAACTCTTTCTTGAGGTGATAATTTTGACAATTTTGCGGTGTAACTTTTCTTTAAAATCTGGTCATTGTAATTTTTAGTTTCAACTTTAAATTTTATATTTTCGTCTGTAAAATAATCTGTCACACTGAGCGGAGTCGAAGTGTTGGCTTCTGAAAGTGAAATATAATGGGAAACCGAAGCCACTTTTAGATTGGTTTGGTCAGATTGTGTTTCTCCGTTAATATCGGTAACAGAAGCATTGATTTGATAATTATCAATCTGTATTCCTTCTAAAGTTTCATCTTTTTTGAGGTCAATTTTTATGGTGAATTCCCCTTTTTCATTGGTTTTTACTTCACCAAGAATTGAGTTCTCGTTATCATTTCCACGAGGATACCACCAGAAATATCTCCAACGAATATTCTGTTTTTTGATTTCATAATTTACGGTAGCATTATTGAGCGGAACTC is part of the Cloacibacterium normanense genome and encodes:
- a CDS encoding TolC family protein; this encodes MKNYKTLIFTAMMGFPLSFSAQTAPSFKELVDAAMTKDAAIEQQNLESKANGLDQQKLKDIFLPKVEISGKGEYLNATAKFLSPEIAIPAIKPIFPGAVFPEGTFDNNFTLSGFDAAAKVEAKALLYSGGKVKYLKQALTEKNNATQALQVKNQDEVITQISKAYDQFALVIESKKVLDESKKRLDANKKTAEKALGYGLITPYDYKKIELAQATLDSKMVEYEGKKELLITQLNVLTGIDKERIALIHPDLEKIDYLLTNETIENRAELKALDFGIKAIDAKIKAEKTWWIPKVQAMTSLSYMGFYNTNLSSSKELMPGTGAKLDYDLTNLNLLPIFQAGIGFKWDVFDGNEGKHEVEKAKIEREILESKKSDAERKLQLNLANNQTNYNIANAQVDLKAKAKQIAKNAMTQAEKEFRYGLIKSTQLIEAENDLENAELEYQTAVFNQRRAAVELMKSTQNLNLEKL
- a CDS encoding alpha-2-macroglobulin family protein — encoded protein: MKKLTQIFILLFLIWNITPMKAQKYYDQQWKKISENYKKGTYKSNLPLILDIQKRAISEDNAIQLIKSLKAELSVTDLTEDDTQNDTASQFFKKLESFDQKLKGEQKLVFQVLLGDFFQDYYDENQWEINQRTNVNTGEKQDFSQIETWSKLDFKNYFVQYFSEISKQDAALQKITISKYAEIFDGVEDIAYFPTFFDYKSMQYIDYLQDNSYFTKNELKENQPKILGIYDALIAINSGNAQLYFKHQKLNDECAFTNCKNKQEQLISLYNSATEDEYKVLIAQEIISSLQGEQKFDEALSWIEKVKKAYPKSKFLENIKNQENQIKQPFVNIKFETSTLPNQPIHLVAEYKNTSQFSLNIYEVKSDYQGFLKYIYNSWNKDYFSQLKKTLVKKETFPLKNFKDYTSHKTSLEIAPLPSGIYVGEYLVDGNVQDHFYFIAANSRIIFKNKSDQQIFENELQLVLRKNGKILPKENLEFYEYVAQQNIEKSAGVTDDKAGFKIPENDKKRYYRYVMVRQPSTNDVNLLQVYGNQYDTSFNTRNEVEQAQIFLDRAIYRPGQTVYFKVIGTAFSSETNKEKVTPKVKLNITLKDTNGEEISTQTLTTNEFGSVNGSFTLPQGKLNGQFSIEVDNDDEEVTDYVMDGYKSFRVEEYKRPKFEVSFEPVKQEYQYGQTIELQGKAMMFSGVPLNNATVNYEIKKQNIRWRYFWWYPRGNDNENSILGEVKTNEKGEFTIKIDLKKDETLEGIQIDNYQINASVTDINGETQSDQTNLKVASVSHYISLSEANTSTPLSVTDYFTDENIKFKVETKNYNDQILKKSYTAKLSKLSPQERVFRTNFESEIQNAPFFSKEVFVQKFPHDYFEKSEKEQKVESKIFERIESPNTNDQLPITNLDLGKLSAGKYKLELFNIEGKDTIKTEKIFEVFDKTKLAENQKPFLKVLLAKAEYNRTEKAKFYVYSAIPDAMVNVYVQNGDGKTQFEQLPIKNGILVYEVPLPKDISIENLNVQFQMIAFNDVQTVSQDVKISSDKKPFKIELVTFRDKLQPNSKEKWSVKISGSSTSFTDQITAEVLANMYDKSLDQFAVNTYSWQSLYSKPYWISQYGINESLDQKYYSKRLKYFDNFGVNRPDFDWFDGGITYQLRGRAAGLIITESAVPSSNVKIRGMASMKSEAVTDSVKTKDIEEVVSLGYAKKKENLENVKVRANLNETAFFYPNLMTDKNGNVSFEFTSPEALTQWKLMFLAHTKDAQVATLEKTVVTQKEFSVTPNYPRFLREGDELVFKAKLSNLTTQQLKGFANLQILDAFTNEDITEKFGINQLNAAAGYNVEQSFTLNANGSTTVQWNVKVPNGVSSIIIKNVAKAGQFSDGEQKAIAVLPNRMLVTDAVPVFVKEGQTKTFVLENLKNNSSKTATNVSNTLELTTNPIWEVIFALPSLKNDNNLSADVVFNKWFADVLASEIFKANPKLKTVFDEYQAKGLLNSNLEKNQELKQLLLEETPWVLDAKNETEQMAKLARLFDANTMRNSINEDWSELKKLQNPDGGFSWYAGYPSSYYNSLYILKNLGRINEWLKGNLADYQSSEQKEMVSQLVKFVDNEVSRYFDVKAVAERSRSNVWSNYVLDYLDARHYWEKEFPFKGDGKKMKDLLISKAKTAKITDFTFFGLHRAALIFDAYNLKDVSKKLMTYLKETSVQSETQGVYWKQNLNDWGWYSSKTVNHAGALEAFNKLNTDQNFVEEMKIWLITQKEVSNWDTSRSTAEVIYTILNSGKSWTSAENDKATIIWGGKDLVNPDTKATGYVKSAVNSDKLDKNLATVTITKPGAGIVQGGLFWQYYEYLDKIKSSESYISITKELYKKVKTVNGEELQKITENSPLKIGDKVTVRMILNTDRNMEFIHLKDMRAAGFEPVDVLSGYQWKNNLGYYQVTKDASTNFYIEYMPKGKYVFEYDYICNAAGTFSNGITTMQNYYAPQMNAHTQGTKVSINE